The proteins below come from a single Triticum aestivum cultivar Chinese Spring chromosome 5D, IWGSC CS RefSeq v2.1, whole genome shotgun sequence genomic window:
- the LOC123122273 gene encoding kinesin-like protein KIN-7J, producing MAGGEEQQQERILVSVRLRPVNAREAERGDGTEWECAGPATLKFLSTIPERAMFPASYTYDRVFDPECSTRQVYDEGAKEVALSVLSGINSSIFAYGQTSSGKTYTMLGITEHSMAEIYAYIDQHPDREFILRFSAMEIYNEAVRDLLSSDTTPLRLLDDPEKGTVVEKLTEETLRDKGHLLELLAVCEAQRQIGETALNETSSRSHQILRLTVESSAKQFLGKGNSSTLQACVNFVDLAGSERASQTAASGMRLKEGSHINKSLLTLGKVIRQLSGGRNGHIPYRDSKLTRILQSSLGGNARTAIICTMSPAHCHVEQSRNTLLFANCAKNVVTNAQVNVVMSDKALVKHLQRELTRLENELKFPGSASCPTHAEVLKEKDEQIKKLEEQLKELMEEKDTVQSELENFRKVASDDHLNCLKARRWDAHSRSSESLPRNMSEDALSCSDTYDLVDQDLLIDAQPGLFPRRPSNHVFDSIDECQENLVAYPDVPDVSEEHCKEVQCVETNGLRERISQESFHAQKPETPEKERRPMTDQAEDCTDEEKRGESIAKTAENAIELYACDSDPSFEIEKYNIDEEPLALKRCVVSSRDTVLARSSSCKASFMVIPNSWFDDSTSMNMTTPPSENFKFPPRRPEQVRRNLFPEKVASDAITDNSTGNAEEESAANDTSRVTEVKQQTEQKDASQPQENRVQAGTDSSTSTTFESPSRWPFDFPKKQKEIIELWHECHISIVHRTYFFLLFNGDHTDHIYMEVEHRRLSFIKHSSIADGEPNATVASSLKSLRNERDMLYRQMVRKLSGAEKESLYSKWGIDRSSKQRRLQLSRLIWTQTDMEHVRESAELVSKMVQHLERGQAIKEMFGLSFSLNLRSGKSFSWGGS from the exons atggcgggcggggaggagcagcagcaggagcggaTCCTGGTGTCGGTGCGGCTGCGGCCGGTGAACGCCCGGGAGGCGGAGCGCGGCGACGGCACGGAATGGGAGTGCGCCGGCCCCGCCACGCTCAAGTTCCTCAGCACCATCCCCGAGCGCGCCATGTTCCCGGCCAGCTACACCTACG ACCGGGTGTTCGACCCCGAGTGCAGCACCAGGCAGGTGTACGATGAAGGGGCCAAGGAGGTCGCCCTCTCCGTGCTCAGCGGCATCAACT CGAGCATTTTCGCCTACGGGCAGACGAGCAGCGGCAAGACGTACACCATGCTCGGCATCACCGAGcacagcatggccgaaatctacGCCTACATAGACCAG CATCCCGACAGGGAGTTCATCCTCAGGTTCTCCGCCATGGAGATATACAACGAGGCCGTCAGGGACCTCCTCAGCTCCGACACCACCCCTCTCCGGCTCCTCGACGACCCAGAG AAAGGAACTGTGGTGGAAAAACTCACCGAGGAAACTCTGAGGGACAAAGGCCATCTCCTGGAGCTCCTTGCTGTGTGTGAAG CTCAAAGACAGATCGGGGAGACCGCCTTGAACGAAACGAGTTCTAGGTCTCATCAAATACTCAGACTG ACGGTTGAGAGCTCGGCGAAGCAGTTCCTGGGGAAAGGCAACTCCAGCACCCTTCAGGCTTGCGTG AACTTCGTTGATCTGGCAGGAAGTGAACGTGCATCACAGACAGCAGCGAGCGGTATGAGGCTAAAGGAGGGCAGTCATATCAACAAGAGTCTTCTTACGCTGGGCAAGGTCATTCGCCAGCTCAG CGGAGGGAGAAACGGCCATATCCCCTACAGAGACTCCAAGCTCACTCGCATATTGCAGTCGTCTTTGGGAGGCAACGCGAGGACAGCCATCATCTGCACGATGAGCCCGGCGCACTGCCACGTCGAGCAGTCGAGGAACACGCTCTTGTTTGCAAACTGCGCAAAAAATGTAGTCACCAATGCACAAGTAAATGTCGTAATGTCAGACAAAGCATTAGTGAAGCATCTTCAGAGAGAGCTTACGAGGTTGGAGAATGAGCTCAAGTTTCCTGGATCAGCCTCTTGCCCAACTCATGCTGAGGTTCTGAAGGAGAAGGATGAACAGATTAAAAAG CTGGAAGAACAGTTGAAGGAATTGATGGAGGAAAAAGACACGGTTCAATCAGAACTTGAGAATTTCCGCAAAGTTGCAAGTGATGATCATCTGAATTGTCTTAAAGCAAGGCGATGG GATGCACATAGTCGATCTTCAGAATCCCTACCACGTAATATGTCTGAAGATGCACTTTCATGTTCAGATACTTATGACCTAGTCGATCAAGATCTATTAATAGATGCACAGCCAGGGCTCTTTCCACGCCGACCCAGTAACCATGTTTTCGACAGCATAGATGAATGCCAAGAAAACTTGGTGGCCTACCCAGATGTGCCAGATGTCTCAGAGGAGCACTGCAAGGAAGTACAATGCGTTGAAACCAATGGGCTCAGAGAAAGGATAAGCCAAGAATCCTTTCATGCACAGAAACCTGAAACGCCTGAAAAGGAGAGAAGACCGATGACGGATCAAGCTGAAGATTGTACTGATGAAGAGAAACGTGGTGAAAGCATCGCAAAGACAGCAGAAAATGCCATCGAGCTATATGCATGCGATTCTGACCCGTCTTTTGAAATTGAAAAATATAACATTGACGAGGAACCATTGGCCCTGAAGAGGTGTGTGGTAAGCTCCAGGGACACTGTGCTAGCAAGGAGCAGCAGTTGCAAAGCAAGCTTCATGGTAATTCCAAACAGCTGGTTTGATGATTCAACAAGTATGAACATGACAACACCCCCAAGTGAAAATTTCAAGTTTCCTCCGAGAAGGCCAGAACAGGTAAGGAGGAACCTGTTTCCTGAAAAAGTTGCCTCGGATgccatcaccgacaacagcacaggTAACGCTGAAGAAGAAAGTGCTGCCAATGACACAAGCCGCGTAACTGAAGTGAAGCAGCAAACTGAGCAGAAAGATGCGTCCCAGCCACAGGAAAACCGGGTGCAAGCTGGCACGGATTCGTCAACGAGCACCACCTTCGAGTCTCCCTCACGGTGGCCCTTTGATTTTCCAAAGAAGCAGAAAGAGATCATCGAGCTGTGGCATGAATGTCATATCTCCATAGTGCACAGgacttacttcttcctcctcttcaatGGAGACCACACAGATCACATCTACATGGAGGTAGAACACAGGCGACTGTCCTTCATCAAGCATTCTTCCATTGCTGATGGTGAGCCGAATGCTACTGTTGCATCAAG TTTAAAGAGTCTTCGGAATGAGAGGGACATGTTGTACAGGCAGATGGTGAGGAAGCTTAGCGGCGCTGAAAAGGAGAGCCTCTACAGCAAGTGGGGGATCGACCGGAGCTCTAAGCAACGGAGGCTGCAGCTATCGCGCCTCATCTGGACACAGACTGACATGGAGCATGTGAGGGAGAGCGCTGAGCTCGTTTCGAAAATGGTCCAGCATCTGGAGCGGGGACAGGCCATCAAGGAGATGTTTGGGTTGAGCTTCTCACTGAATCTACGGTCTGGGAAATCTTTCAGCTGGGGTGGATCCTAA